Proteins from a genomic interval of Marmoricola sp. OAE513:
- the rarD gene encoding EamA family transporter RarD — protein sequence MTPERRGFLSGAAAYLLWGLFPLYWPLLEPAGALEILSHRIAWSVITMTAVLLLTSRVPFFRALLADRRARALLVLAAVVIAVNWGTYIWGVNHHRVVETSLGYFINPLVTVLMGVLILGERLRRLQWIALAVAAVAVVGLTVEYGRPPWVALILAFSFGTYGLAKKQAGVEATESLTFETLVLAPVAVGYLIWAGTRGESHFLTDGTGHALLMVLTGVVTAVPLLFFGVAAIRVPMTTLGLLQYLAPFIQFVLGVTFLDEHMSAMRWAGFLLVWIALVLFTVDSLRHHRRTRASEAPEALV from the coding sequence ATGACCCCAGAACGCCGCGGCTTCCTCTCCGGAGCCGCGGCGTACCTGTTGTGGGGGCTGTTCCCGCTGTACTGGCCGTTGCTCGAGCCGGCCGGCGCGCTGGAGATCCTCAGCCACCGGATCGCGTGGTCGGTCATCACCATGACGGCGGTCCTGCTGCTGACCAGCCGGGTGCCGTTCTTCCGCGCCCTCCTCGCCGACCGCCGGGCCCGCGCTCTGCTGGTTCTCGCCGCCGTCGTGATCGCGGTGAACTGGGGCACCTACATCTGGGGCGTCAACCACCACCGCGTCGTGGAGACCTCGCTCGGCTACTTCATCAACCCGCTGGTGACCGTGCTGATGGGCGTGCTCATCCTCGGCGAGCGGCTGCGTCGCCTGCAGTGGATCGCCCTGGCGGTGGCGGCGGTCGCCGTGGTCGGCCTGACGGTCGAGTACGGACGGCCGCCCTGGGTCGCGCTGATCCTGGCGTTCTCCTTCGGCACCTACGGGCTGGCCAAGAAGCAGGCGGGAGTCGAGGCAACCGAAAGTCTCACCTTCGAGACGCTGGTGCTGGCGCCGGTGGCGGTCGGCTACCTGATCTGGGCCGGGACCCGTGGGGAGAGCCACTTCCTCACCGACGGCACCGGGCACGCCCTGCTCATGGTCCTCACCGGCGTCGTCACCGCCGTGCCGCTGCTCTTCTTCGGTGTAGCCGCCATCCGGGTGCCGATGACGACGCTCGGGCTGCTGCAGTACCTCGCGCCGTTCATCCAGTTCGTCCTCGGGGTGACGTTCCTCGACGAGCACATGTCCGCGATGCGTTGGGCCGGGTTCCTGCTCGTCTGGATCGCTCTGGTCCTTTTCACCGTCGACTCGCTGCGCCACCACCGGCGCACCCGCGCTTCGGAGGCGCCCGAAGCACTCGTGTGA
- a CDS encoding SRPBCC domain-containing protein, whose translation MSNPRATVEINAPLETVWAVMMDVDAYGEWNSFCFRADCPSPPAAGDPIKLHVRWANGKTQSSPERISEVTPPYDDQGTTRATLAYVYEGLPAKLGLVKGRRLQQLSQSPGGPTVYDTVEEFSGPLVALAGPGRVEEGFTRHANDLKRRAESQA comes from the coding sequence GTGAGCAACCCCCGCGCGACCGTCGAGATCAACGCCCCGCTGGAGACCGTGTGGGCGGTGATGATGGACGTCGACGCGTACGGCGAGTGGAACAGCTTCTGCTTCCGCGCAGACTGCCCGTCCCCGCCGGCGGCCGGCGACCCGATCAAGCTGCACGTCCGCTGGGCGAACGGGAAGACGCAGTCCTCTCCCGAGCGCATCAGCGAGGTCACACCGCCGTACGACGACCAGGGCACCACCCGGGCCACCCTCGCCTACGTCTACGAGGGGCTCCCGGCCAAGCTCGGCCTGGTCAAGGGACGCCGCCTCCAGCAGCTCAGCCAGTCACCCGGCGGACCGACCGTCTACGACACCGTCGAGGAGTTCTCCGGTCCGCTGGTCGCGCTGGCCGGACCCGGCCGGGTGGAGGAGGGCTTCACCCGGCACGCGAACGATCTCAAGAGGCGCGCCGAGTCTCAGGCCTGA
- a CDS encoding sulfate ABC transporter substrate-binding protein, with product MTTTQSPPSRFRRRRWIAAGAVAAASALALTACGSGSGSGSDETISIVGFAVPEAANKAIQAEFNKTSEGKGVRFKTSYGASGDQSRAVEAGLKADYVHLSVATDVDRLVKAGLVDADWNKGPNKGIVSTSVVVLGVRKGNPKNIKGWDDLIKPGVKIVTANPASSGAARWNALAAWGNITQNGGTEAEATDYLNKLFKNVVALENSGRDATTAFLGGTGDVILAYENEAILAAQNGQGFEYVIPDTTMLIENAGAILKKSTPVAKSWLDFVLSKEGQKQFALKGFRPLNTANPGVADLAAVGLKASDIKGAPDSSDPFPTIKHLLTLDKDFGGGDWAAVKDKLFGDGKDGNPEGIVTKAIAASGKASE from the coding sequence ATGACCACGACGCAGTCGCCCCCGTCCAGGTTCCGCCGCCGGAGGTGGATCGCCGCAGGTGCCGTCGCAGCCGCCTCCGCCCTCGCGCTGACTGCTTGTGGTTCCGGCTCCGGTTCCGGCTCGGACGAGACCATCTCGATCGTGGGCTTCGCCGTCCCCGAGGCAGCGAACAAGGCCATCCAGGCCGAGTTCAACAAGACCTCCGAGGGCAAGGGCGTCCGGTTCAAGACGTCGTACGGCGCCTCGGGTGACCAGTCCCGCGCCGTCGAGGCCGGGCTGAAGGCCGACTACGTGCACCTCTCCGTCGCCACCGACGTGGACCGCCTGGTGAAGGCCGGCCTCGTCGACGCCGACTGGAACAAGGGCCCGAACAAGGGCATCGTCTCCACCTCGGTCGTCGTCCTCGGTGTCCGGAAGGGCAACCCGAAGAACATCAAGGGCTGGGACGACCTGATCAAGCCCGGCGTCAAGATCGTCACCGCCAACCCGGCCTCCTCGGGCGCTGCCCGGTGGAACGCGCTGGCCGCCTGGGGCAACATCACGCAGAACGGCGGTACCGAGGCCGAGGCCACCGACTACCTGAACAAGCTGTTCAAGAACGTGGTCGCGCTGGAGAACAGCGGTCGCGACGCCACCACCGCCTTCCTCGGCGGCACCGGCGACGTCATCCTCGCGTACGAGAACGAGGCCATCCTGGCCGCGCAGAACGGCCAGGGCTTCGAGTACGTCATCCCGGACACCACGATGCTGATCGAGAACGCCGGCGCCATCCTGAAGAAGTCGACCCCGGTCGCCAAGAGCTGGCTCGACTTCGTGCTGAGCAAGGAGGGTCAGAAGCAGTTCGCGCTGAAGGGCTTCCGTCCGCTCAACACCGCCAACCCGGGCGTCGCCGACCTCGCGGCCGTCGGCCTCAAGGCCTCCGACATCAAGGGCGCGCCGGACTCCTCCGACCCGTTCCCCACGATCAAGCACCTGCTGACCCTGGACAAGGACTTCGGCGGCGGGGACTGGGCAGCGGTGAAGGACAAGCTCTTCGGGGACGGCAAGGACGGCAACCCCGAGGGCATCGTCACCAAGGCCATCGCCGCTTCCGGCAAAGCCTCCGAGTAA
- a CDS encoding sulfate ABC transporter ATP-binding protein → MSIEVRNINKTFGKFVALDDVSVSLPTGQLTALLGPSGGGKTTLLRIIAGLDDADSGSVEIEGVNATDLPVQKRNVGFVFQHYAAFKHLSVARNVAFGLEIRKRPKDEIKARVDELLELVHLSQFAHRLPSQLSGGQRQRMALARALAVEPSVLLLDEPFGALDAKVRKELREWLRRLHDEVPVTTVFVTHDQEEALEVADEIVVINEGRVEQVGSPDALYDEPANDFVMSFLGPTTVLGGKLFRPHDIEVFTHPIEGGMPARIVRQLRVGFEVRLTVELLDADHEEITVTVTRAHQRSLGLTDGIDVWLTPTHAAATVPAPQA, encoded by the coding sequence ATGAGCATCGAGGTTCGCAACATCAACAAGACCTTCGGCAAGTTCGTGGCGCTCGACGACGTCTCGGTCTCGCTGCCCACCGGCCAGCTCACCGCTCTGCTCGGTCCCAGCGGTGGCGGCAAGACGACACTCCTCCGGATCATCGCCGGGCTCGACGACGCCGACTCCGGGTCGGTGGAGATCGAGGGCGTCAACGCCACCGACCTGCCGGTGCAGAAGCGCAACGTCGGCTTCGTGTTCCAGCACTACGCGGCCTTCAAGCACCTCTCGGTGGCGCGCAACGTCGCGTTCGGGCTGGAGATCCGCAAGCGTCCCAAGGACGAGATCAAGGCGCGCGTCGACGAGCTGCTCGAGCTCGTGCACCTCTCGCAGTTCGCGCACCGGCTGCCCTCGCAGCTCTCCGGCGGTCAGCGCCAGCGGATGGCGCTGGCACGGGCCCTGGCGGTCGAACCGAGCGTGCTGCTGCTCGACGAGCCGTTCGGCGCGCTCGACGCGAAGGTCCGCAAGGAGCTGCGCGAGTGGCTTCGCCGGCTGCACGACGAGGTCCCGGTGACGACTGTCTTCGTGACCCACGACCAGGAGGAGGCCCTCGAGGTCGCCGACGAGATCGTGGTGATCAACGAGGGCCGGGTCGAGCAGGTCGGCAGCCCCGACGCGCTGTACGACGAGCCGGCCAACGACTTCGTGATGAGCTTCCTCGGGCCGACCACCGTGCTGGGCGGCAAGCTGTTCCGGCCGCACGACATCGAGGTGTTCACCCACCCGATCGAGGGCGGCATGCCGGCGCGGATCGTGCGCCAGCTGCGGGTCGGCTTCGAGGTGCGGCTCACCGTCGAGCTGCTCGATGCGGACCACGAGGAGATCACCGTGACGGTGACCCGGGCGCACCAGCGCTCGTTGGGTCTGACCGACGGCATCGACGTGTGGCTCACGCCGACGCACGCCGCCGCGACGGTGCCTGCCCCTCAGGCCTGA
- the cysT gene encoding sulfate ABC transporter permease subunit CysT, whose translation MSTTEKVGRPAGVERLRARPTLLNHNLTSTSGIGLGVSMLWFSLLVLIPLSAVIATSVAGGWDEFWRTITNEQTAAAIKLTLRSAAIVTVVNIFVGTAIAWVLVRDRFWGKGLLELVIDIPFALPTIVAGLVLLSLYGPDSPLGLHLAKTSNSVTLAFLFVTLPFIVRTVQPVLEELDEDVEEAAASLGASRFVIFRRIILPSLAPAIAAGAALSFARAVGEYGSLVLLSGNLPFVSEVTSVRILSAIEHDNNAGAASIATLLLIISLLVILALDLVQRRVARRG comes from the coding sequence ATGAGTACTACTGAGAAGGTGGGTCGGCCGGCCGGAGTCGAGAGGCTCCGGGCCCGGCCGACCCTCCTCAACCACAACCTGACCAGCACCAGCGGGATCGGCCTGGGCGTCTCGATGCTCTGGTTCAGCCTGCTGGTGCTCATCCCGCTCTCCGCGGTCATCGCCACCTCGGTGGCCGGTGGCTGGGACGAGTTCTGGCGCACTATCACCAACGAGCAGACAGCGGCGGCGATCAAGTTGACGCTGCGCAGCGCCGCGATCGTCACCGTCGTCAACATCTTCGTCGGCACCGCGATCGCCTGGGTGCTGGTCCGGGACCGGTTCTGGGGCAAGGGCCTGCTGGAGCTGGTGATCGACATCCCGTTCGCGCTCCCGACGATCGTCGCCGGCCTGGTGCTGCTCTCGCTCTACGGGCCGGACAGTCCGCTGGGACTGCACCTGGCGAAGACGTCGAACTCGGTGACGCTGGCGTTCCTGTTCGTGACGCTGCCCTTCATCGTCCGGACCGTGCAGCCGGTGCTCGAGGAGCTCGACGAGGACGTCGAGGAGGCGGCCGCGTCCCTGGGGGCGAGCCGGTTCGTCATCTTCCGGCGCATCATCCTGCCGAGCCTGGCACCGGCGATCGCCGCGGGTGCGGCGCTCTCCTTCGCCCGCGCGGTCGGCGAGTACGGCTCGTTGGTGCTGCTCTCGGGCAACCTGCCGTTCGTCTCCGAGGTCACCTCGGTACGGATCCTCAGCGCCATCGAGCACGACAACAACGCGGGGGCGGCCTCGATCGCCACGCTGCTGCTGATCATCTCGCTGCTGGTGATCCTGGCCCTGGACCTCGTCCAGCGACGGGTGGCGCGTCGTGGCTAG
- a CDS encoding sulfate ABC transporter permease subunit, whose amino-acid sequence MASRRRRKTPFTYLLRLLVIGYLALIVAWPLVLVVTHTFEGGTSVLTGIFDDPDLVLALELSAKAAVAATLINTVFGVVVSILLVRYEFPGKRLLSALIDLPLAISPIVVGLALTLVYGGRNGWFGPTVEGWGFQIIFATPGIIMATAFVSLPLVIREVVPVLHEIGTDQEQAAASLGANGWQVFWRVTLPSIKWAVIYGVVLTLARSLGEFGAVKVVSGNILGETRTTTLAVEENYLNFNQQGAYALSFLLASVSVLAILIVFLLRARVARRTSSEGAS is encoded by the coding sequence GTGGCTAGCCGTCGTCGGCGCAAGACGCCGTTCACCTACCTGCTGCGCCTCCTGGTCATCGGCTACCTCGCGCTGATCGTGGCCTGGCCGCTCGTGCTGGTCGTGACGCACACCTTCGAGGGGGGCACCTCGGTGCTGACCGGGATCTTCGACGACCCGGACCTCGTGCTCGCCCTGGAGCTCAGTGCCAAGGCTGCCGTCGCGGCGACGCTGATCAACACGGTGTTCGGCGTGGTCGTCTCGATCCTGCTGGTGCGCTACGAGTTCCCCGGCAAGCGGTTGCTCAGCGCGCTGATCGACCTGCCGCTGGCGATCTCGCCGATCGTCGTCGGTCTCGCCCTGACGCTGGTGTACGGCGGCCGCAACGGCTGGTTCGGCCCGACGGTGGAGGGCTGGGGTTTCCAGATCATCTTCGCGACCCCCGGCATCATCATGGCCACGGCGTTCGTCTCGTTGCCTCTGGTGATCCGCGAGGTCGTCCCCGTCCTGCACGAGATCGGCACCGACCAGGAGCAGGCGGCGGCCAGCCTGGGTGCCAACGGCTGGCAGGTCTTCTGGCGGGTCACGCTGCCGAGCATCAAGTGGGCGGTCATCTACGGCGTGGTGCTCACGCTGGCGCGGTCGCTCGGTGAGTTCGGGGCGGTCAAGGTCGTCTCTGGCAACATCCTCGGCGAGACCCGCACCACCACGCTGGCCGTCGAGGAGAACTACCTCAACTTCAACCAGCAGGGCGCCTACGCCCTCTCGTTCCTGCTGGCGAGCGTCTCGGTGCTGGCCATCCTCATCGTCTTCCTCCTGCGCGCGCGGGTCGCGCGCCGGACCTCTTCGGAAGGAGCCTCATGA
- a CDS encoding 2-oxoacid:ferredoxin oxidoreductase subunit beta, translating to MTTQELPFPGLAGVPTKDEPQNRKEYTADQEVRWCPGCGDYAILAAVQGFLPDLGLRRENIVFVSGIGCSSRFPYYLDTYGMHSIHGRAPAIATGIATAREDINVWVVTGDGDALSIGGNHLIHAMRRNVNMTILLFNNRIYGLTKGQYSPTSEPGKITKSTPVGSVDHPFNPVSLALGAEASFVARTIDSDRKHLTAVLSAAAAHRGTSLVEIYQNCPIFNDGAFDAVKDGESKADAIIPLEHGQPIRFGTLGEDGLGTKGIARSSSGGVEVVAGNSPDVLIHDAHNPDPTTAFALSRLTDAGVLHQAPIGIFRSVERPTYDDGARQQVATAKAGQEDQSAALAALINGKDTWTVL from the coding sequence GTGACCACCCAGGAGCTGCCCTTCCCCGGCCTCGCCGGAGTCCCGACCAAGGACGAGCCGCAGAACCGCAAGGAGTACACCGCCGACCAGGAGGTGCGCTGGTGCCCCGGCTGCGGTGACTACGCGATCCTCGCCGCCGTCCAGGGCTTCCTGCCCGACCTCGGCCTGCGCCGCGAGAACATCGTGTTCGTCTCCGGCATCGGCTGCTCGAGCCGGTTCCCCTACTACCTCGACACCTACGGGATGCACTCGATCCACGGCCGCGCCCCGGCGATCGCCACCGGCATCGCGACCGCGCGCGAGGACATCAACGTCTGGGTCGTGACCGGTGACGGCGACGCGCTCTCGATCGGTGGAAACCACCTGATCCACGCGATGCGACGCAACGTGAACATGACGATCCTGCTGTTCAACAACCGGATCTACGGCCTGACCAAGGGTCAGTACTCCCCCACCTCCGAGCCGGGCAAGATCACCAAGTCGACCCCGGTCGGCTCGGTCGACCACCCGTTCAACCCGGTCTCGCTGGCCCTGGGCGCCGAGGCGTCCTTCGTGGCCCGCACGATCGACTCGGACCGCAAGCACCTCACGGCGGTGCTCTCGGCCGCCGCTGCGCACCGGGGTACCTCGCTGGTCGAGATCTACCAGAACTGCCCGATCTTCAACGACGGTGCGTTCGACGCGGTCAAGGACGGTGAGTCCAAGGCCGACGCGATCATCCCGCTGGAGCACGGCCAGCCGATCCGCTTCGGAACCCTCGGCGAGGACGGCCTGGGCACCAAGGGCATCGCGCGCTCCTCCTCCGGCGGTGTCGAGGTCGTCGCAGGGAACAGCCCCGACGTCCTAATCCACGACGCGCACAACCCGGACCCGACGACCGCGTTCGCGCTGTCCCGGCTCACCGACGCCGGCGTCCTGCACCAGGCGCCGATCGGCATCTTCCGCTCGGTCGAGCGCCCGACGTACGACGACGGTGCCCGCCAGCAGGTCGCGACCGCCAAGGCCGGCCAGGAGGACCAGTCGGCAGCTCTGGCCGCGCTGATCAACGGCAAGGACACCTGGACAGTTCTCTGA
- a CDS encoding LLM class flavin-dependent oxidoreductase produces the protein MGVKKIGFLSFGHWNDSPHSGARSASDVLLQSIDLAVAAEELGADGAYFRVHHFARQLASPFPLLAAVGARTSRIEIGTGVIDMRYENPLYMAEDAGAADLISGGRLQLGISRGSPEQVIDGFRYFGYAPAEDDPAGAEMARTHTDVFLQMLEGEGFAQPNPRPMFANPPGLLRLEPYSEGLRERIWWGAASDATARWTAEHGMNLMSSTLKLDESGEPFHVQQRKQIETFRTAWAEAGHDREPRVSVSRSIFPLVDDRDRAYFGSDSGSSDQIGRIDDFQAIFGRSYAAEPDVLAKELAEDEAIAAADTLLLTVPNQLGVDYNAHVLESLLTHVAPPLGWR, from the coding sequence GTGGGTGTGAAGAAGATCGGTTTCCTCTCGTTCGGCCACTGGAACGACTCGCCGCACTCCGGTGCGCGGTCCGCCTCTGACGTGCTGCTCCAGTCCATCGACCTCGCCGTCGCGGCCGAGGAGCTCGGCGCGGACGGGGCCTACTTCCGGGTGCACCACTTCGCCCGACAGCTGGCCTCGCCGTTTCCCCTGCTCGCGGCGGTCGGGGCGCGCACCAGCCGGATCGAGATCGGCACCGGCGTGATCGACATGCGCTACGAGAACCCGCTCTACATGGCCGAGGACGCAGGCGCTGCCGACCTGATCTCCGGTGGCCGGCTCCAGCTCGGGATCAGCCGCGGGTCACCGGAGCAGGTGATCGACGGCTTCCGCTACTTCGGGTACGCGCCGGCCGAGGACGACCCGGCCGGGGCCGAGATGGCGCGCACCCACACCGACGTGTTCCTGCAGATGCTCGAGGGCGAAGGGTTCGCCCAGCCGAACCCGCGGCCGATGTTCGCCAACCCGCCGGGCCTGCTCCGCCTGGAGCCGTACTCCGAAGGTCTGCGCGAGCGGATCTGGTGGGGCGCGGCCTCCGACGCGACCGCACGGTGGACCGCGGAGCACGGGATGAACCTGATGAGCTCGACGCTCAAGCTCGACGAGAGCGGTGAGCCCTTCCACGTCCAGCAGCGCAAGCAGATCGAGACGTTTCGCACGGCGTGGGCCGAGGCCGGCCACGACCGCGAGCCCCGGGTGTCGGTCAGCCGGAGCATCTTCCCGCTGGTCGACGACCGCGACCGTGCCTACTTCGGCAGCGACTCCGGGTCGAGCGACCAGATCGGCCGGATCGACGACTTCCAGGCGATCTTCGGGCGCAGCTACGCCGCCGAGCCTGACGTGCTGGCCAAGGAGCTCGCCGAGGACGAGGCGATCGCCGCCGCGGACACGCTGCTGCTCACCGTGCCCAACCAGCTCGGCGTCGACTACAACGCGCACGTGCTGGAGAGCCTGCTGACGCACGTGGCGCCGCCGCTGGGCTGGCGCTAG
- a CDS encoding 2-oxoacid:acceptor oxidoreductase subunit alpha gives MAKQVQQLDRVIIRFAGDSGDGMQLTGDRFTQESAAFGNDLATFPNFPAEIRAPQGTLPGVSSFQVHFADHDILTAGDAPDVLVAMNPAALKANLHDMKPGTAIIVDSHDFSNRNLIKAGYEGNPLEEEGAGSLAEDYNLSVLDLTGMTVEAVKDFGLSRKDAARAKNMFALGLLSWMYGRPTETTIDFLTARFAKAPDIRDANITAFKSGWNFGETTEAFVVQYEIKPAKMEPGTYRNINGNLALAYGLVAAGVQSGLPLFLGTYPITPATDILHELSKHKRFGITTFQAEDEIAGIGAALGASFAGALGVTTTSGPGVALKGETIGLAVMTELPLVIVDIQRGGPSTGLPTKTEQADLLQAMFGRNGESPVPIVAPQSPGDCFNAALEAARIAITYRTPVMLLSDGYLANGSEPWSIPSVEDLAKIDPNFATETNKTVTAKDGTESEEYWPYIRDEETLARPWAIPGTPGLEHRIGGLEKGDGHGNISYDPANHDFMVRIRQAKVDRIADSLPPLEIDDPSGKAKVLVLGWGSTYGPIGAAARRVRKAGLDVAQVHLRHLNPFPKDLGEVLKRYDAVMIPEMNLGQLSLLIRAKYLVDVVGYNQVNGMPLKAAELAEAITDLITTTTGEVRASDAGDSATDRETVK, from the coding sequence GTGGCCAAGCAGGTCCAGCAGCTCGACCGGGTGATCATTCGCTTCGCCGGAGACTCCGGTGACGGCATGCAACTCACCGGTGACCGGTTCACCCAGGAGTCCGCGGCGTTCGGCAACGACCTCGCGACCTTCCCGAACTTCCCCGCCGAGATCCGCGCACCTCAGGGCACCCTGCCGGGCGTCTCGTCGTTCCAGGTGCACTTCGCCGACCACGACATCCTCACCGCGGGTGACGCCCCGGACGTGCTCGTCGCGATGAACCCGGCGGCGCTCAAGGCGAACCTGCACGACATGAAGCCCGGCACGGCGATCATCGTCGACTCCCACGACTTCTCGAACCGCAACCTGATCAAGGCCGGTTACGAGGGCAACCCGCTCGAGGAGGAGGGGGCAGGCTCGCTGGCCGAGGACTACAACCTCTCCGTCCTCGACCTCACCGGCATGACCGTCGAGGCCGTCAAGGACTTCGGGCTGTCCCGCAAGGACGCCGCCCGCGCGAAGAACATGTTCGCCCTCGGCCTGCTGTCGTGGATGTACGGCCGTCCGACCGAGACCACCATCGACTTCCTCACCGCCCGGTTCGCCAAGGCTCCCGACATCCGTGACGCCAACATCACCGCGTTCAAGTCCGGCTGGAACTTCGGCGAGACCACCGAGGCGTTCGTCGTCCAGTACGAGATCAAGCCGGCCAAGATGGAGCCCGGCACCTACCGGAACATCAACGGCAACCTGGCTCTCGCCTACGGTCTGGTCGCGGCGGGCGTCCAGAGCGGTCTGCCGCTGTTCCTCGGCACCTACCCGATCACCCCGGCGACCGACATCCTGCACGAGCTGAGCAAGCACAAGCGCTTCGGCATCACCACGTTCCAGGCCGAGGACGAGATCGCCGGCATCGGTGCCGCCCTCGGTGCCTCGTTCGCCGGAGCGCTCGGTGTCACCACCACCTCCGGGCCTGGTGTGGCGCTCAAGGGCGAGACCATCGGCCTCGCGGTGATGACCGAGCTCCCGCTCGTCATCGTCGACATCCAGCGCGGTGGCCCGTCGACCGGTCTGCCGACCAAGACCGAGCAGGCCGACCTGCTTCAAGCCATGTTCGGCCGCAACGGCGAGTCCCCCGTCCCGATCGTCGCGCCGCAGTCGCCCGGTGACTGCTTCAACGCCGCTCTCGAGGCCGCCCGGATCGCGATCACCTACCGCACGCCGGTGATGCTGCTCTCCGACGGGTACCTGGCCAACGGCTCCGAGCCGTGGTCGATCCCGAGCGTCGAGGACCTCGCCAAGATCGACCCGAACTTCGCCACCGAGACCAACAAGACGGTGACGGCCAAGGACGGTACCGAGTCCGAGGAGTACTGGCCCTACATCCGTGACGAGGAGACCCTCGCGCGGCCTTGGGCCATTCCCGGCACCCCGGGGCTGGAGCACCGGATCGGTGGCCTGGAGAAGGGCGACGGCCACGGCAACATCTCCTACGACCCCGCCAACCACGACTTCATGGTCCGCATCCGTCAGGCCAAGGTCGACCGGATCGCCGACTCGCTGCCGCCGCTGGAGATCGACGACCCGTCGGGCAAGGCGAAGGTCCTCGTCCTCGGGTGGGGCTCGACGTACGGTCCGATCGGTGCAGCCGCGCGCCGGGTCCGCAAGGCCGGCCTGGACGTCGCCCAGGTGCACCTGCGCCACCTGAACCCGTTCCCCAAGGACCTCGGCGAGGTCCTCAAGCGGTACGACGCCGTGATGATCCCGGAGATGAACCTCGGTCAGCTCTCGCTGCTGATCCGTGCCAAGTACCTCGTCGACGTCGTCGGCTACAACCAGGTCAACGGCATGCCGCTCAAGGCAGCCGAGCTCGCCGAAGCCATCACGGACCTGATCACCACCACCACCGGCGAGGTGCGCGCGAGCGACGCCGGTGACAGCGCTACAGACAGGGAGACGGTCAAGTGA